A stretch of DNA from Gimesia chilikensis:
TAACAGGTCGTTTCTGGTGGCACTGTTTCATTTTGTGCTGAATCCTGTGTTACTTTTTTTCGGGATCTGTGCGGCGGGAGCAGGGCATGGTGACAGTCGGCTTTGGTATCTGGCGCTGGTTTCCTGTCTGCTCTTCAATCTGACACTGCTGAGCACCGTCGTCACCAGCTACCCACTCCGCAAACTCGACGTTGAGCGAGCTTTTACCTTTTACGTGTTCCTGTTTTTCTGCCTGGCATACGGGGCGCTTTCGTTCTGGGTGGTCTTGCATCCGGAACGCATCTGAACGCAGCACTCCATAGCCTCCTGGAAAAGGAACTGAGATGAATCTCACGCAACAGATGCCGACATTTACCCGCTGGTATCGAACAGCCAGGCAACGCCTGATCGAACTGCCTCGCACACCTTACGTTCTGTTTCTGCTGGCTTACACGTTGGCGTCGATAATCTTCCCTCTCTTAATGATGGTGGTTGGTTGTCCGCTATTCTTTGTTGAAACCATGCCTCTCTGGTTGCCGGTGCTGTCGGGAAATGTGGCGATCCTGTTTTGGAGCAGGAAACACAAACACTTTCGGCCGTCTGTCCTGATGCGATTGCTGATCATGGCCCTGGTTATGGAAGGGTTCTTTCTGATCATGCGATACTATAATCCTCAGCAGAGACCCGAGTATGCCACAATGGAAGAGGTTTTCTTCATGACCGTGTACGGCATCCATTGCGTGCTGCTCTTGATTATGGAACCGGGGCTCCGCAGTTTAATCCGCGGTAAAAGTATCATTCGTCCGGTCGTCGATCCGGGGGATTACACAAGACCGTTCTAAAGGCGTTCCGCGATTGAGGAGCTTTGCCTTTACACCAGGCAAATTCCATTTATAATCCAGCAGAACAATTCAAGAATAAAAAACACACTGAGAAGCGATGCAGGACTTCTCAAAGAAAGGAACAACATGCATCAACTGCCTGACGCCGTGAGTGCGTCTGCTCATTTCCTGGTCATCGATCTGGAAGCGACCTGTTGCAATCAGAAAACGGTGCCTCGCCACGAGATGGAAATTATCGAAATCGGGGCCGTGATGGTGGCCCGAGAATCGCTCCAGACCGTCTCCGAATTCCAGACCTTTATTCAACCGGTCCGGCATCCCCGGCTCACTCCCTTCTGTACCGAACTGACCTCGATCACTCAGAACCATGTCTCTACCGCCGTCCGTTTCCCTCAAGCTCTGGACGCGCTGATCAACTGGAGCAGGGAGTACGAACCGTTCCTGTTCTGCTCGTGGGGCGACTATGACAAATCACAGTTTCAGCAGGACTGCCGATACCACGGTCGAGAGTATCCTTTTGGGAAAGAGCATCTCAATCTGAAAAAGCAGTTCTCCCTGACCCAGGGTTATCCGCGAAAATTCGGAATGACGCGCGCCCTGAAGCTGACGGGCCTGCCCCTGGAAGGAACCCATCATCGCGGAATCGACGATGCCCGTAACATGGTCCGCATGCTGCCCTGGATTGTGGGGGATCTTAAAGTCGCTGACGCAGCGAATTCCTGATACCACAGACAGGAAACAGGAAAAACTCAAGAAACACCGAGTTTTTTTCATTTTTGCGCAGATCTTTACGTAAGAATGATGGTTGATTT
This window harbors:
- a CDS encoding 3'-5' exonuclease — translated: MHQLPDAVSASAHFLVIDLEATCCNQKTVPRHEMEIIEIGAVMVARESLQTVSEFQTFIQPVRHPRLTPFCTELTSITQNHVSTAVRFPQALDALINWSREYEPFLFCSWGDYDKSQFQQDCRYHGREYPFGKEHLNLKKQFSLTQGYPRKFGMTRALKLTGLPLEGTHHRGIDDARNMVRMLPWIVGDLKVADAANS